A stretch of DNA from Candidatus Hydrogenedentota bacterium:
GGAAAAAGTAACCCCGGAGATCATCAATTTCATGGCTGTTCATGGCCGTGGGCTGATCTGTTTGCCGCTGACAGAAGAGCGTTGCGACGAGTTAAAGTTGTTCCCGCAAACTGCGGAGAATACGTCGAGCATGGGAACGGCATTCACAGTCTCGATCGAGGCCCGCGAAGGTGTGACGACTGGCATCTCCGCGGCTGATCGGGCGAAAACTATACTTACGGCCGTCGATCCGGAGTCGAGTGCCGCAGACCTCGCTCGTCCGGGACACGTATTTCCACTAAGGGCAAAACGCGGTGGCGTTCTGGTTCGTGTCGGTCAGACCGAAGCGAGTGTTGACATGGCACGCATCGCGGGATTGCAGCCCGCAGCGGTGATCTGCGAGATAATGAATGACGACGGCACGATGGCACGTATGCCGGA
This window harbors:
- the ribB gene encoding 3,4-dihydroxy-2-butanone-4-phosphate synthase — its product is EKVTPEIINFMAVHGRGLICLPLTEERCDELKLFPQTAENTSSMGTAFTVSIEAREGVTTGISAADRAKTILTAVDPESSAADLARPGHVFPLRAKRGGVLVRVGQTEASVDMARIAGLQPAAVICEIMNDDGTMARMPELRAFAEKHGLKIISVADLVKYRTAKETLVHRVAAADLPSEYGTWHTILYENIINGETHAAFVMGDVSDTTEPVLVRVQTENVTFAMFGSTLGEAAAAMSSSLRQIS